The following coding sequences lie in one Saimiri boliviensis isolate mSaiBol1 chromosome 6, mSaiBol1.pri, whole genome shotgun sequence genomic window:
- the OR4C16 gene encoding olfactory receptor 4C16, with the protein MQLNNNVTEFILLGLTQHPFWKKIVFVIFLLLYLGTLLGNLLIIIIVKTSQALKNPMYFFLFYLSLSDTCLSTSIAPRMIADTLLKKTTVSFSECMIQVFSSHFFGCLEIFILILMAVDRYVAICKPLHYVAIMNHQVCGVLVAAAWVGSCLHSLAQIFLALSLPFCGPNVIDHYFCDLQPLLKLACSDTYVVNLLLVSNSGAICTVSFVMLMFSYGVILHSLRNHSAEGRKKALSTCVSHIIVIILFFGPCIFIYTRPATTFPMDKMIAVFYTLGTPLLNPLIYTLKNTEVKSAMRKLWSKKLISDDKR; encoded by the coding sequence ATGCAACTGAATAATAATGTGACTGAGTTCATTCTGCTGGGATTGACACAGCATCCTTTTTGGAAGAAAATcgtgtttgttatttttttgcttCTCTACTTGGGCACATTGTTGGGTAATTTGCTAATTATTATTATCGTCAAGACCAGCCAGGCACTTAAGAACCCAatgtacttctttcttttctacttatCTTTATCTGATACCTGCCTTTCTACTTCCATAGCCCCTAGAATGATTGCAGATACCCTTTTGAAGAAGACAACTGTCTCCTTTAGTGAGTGCATGATCCAAGTCTTTTCATCTCATTTCTTTGGCTGCCTGGAGATCTTCATCCTTATCCTTATGGCTGTTGACCGCTATGTGGCCATCTGTAAACCTCTGCACTACGTGGCCATCATGAACCACCAGGTCTGTGGTGTGTTGGTGGCTGCGGCCTGGGTGGGATCCTGCCTGCATTCTTTAGCTCAGATTTTTCTTGCCCTGAGTTTGCCTTTCTGTGGCCCCAATGTGATCGATCACTATTTCTGTGACTTGCAGCCCTTGTTGAAACTTGCCTGTTCAGACACCTATGTGGTCAACCTACTCCTGGTTTCCAACAGTGGGGCCATTTGTACAGTGAGTTTTGTCATGCTAATGTTCTCCTATGGCGTCATCCTGCATTCTCTGAGAAACCACAGTgctgaagggagaaagaaagccCTTTCCACCTGTGTTTCCCACATCATTGTGATCATCTTGTTCTTTGGACCttgcatatttatatacacacggCCTGCCACTACCTTCCCCATGGATAAGATGATAGCTGTGTTTTATACACTTGGAACACCTTTGCTCAACCCTCTGATTTATACCCTGAAGAACACAGAAGTGAAAAGTGCCATGAGGAAGCTATGGAGCAAGAAATTGATTTCAGatgacaaaagataa
- the OR4C11 gene encoding olfactory receptor 4C11, whose product MKQNNSVTEFILLGLTQDPLRQKIVFIIFLIFYVGTVVGNMLIIVTIKSSQTLGSPMYFFLFYLSIADSCFSTSTAPRLIVDTLSAKKIISYNECMTQVFALHLFGCMEIFVLILMAVDRYAAICKPLRYPTIMSQQICIILIILAWIGSFIHSTAQIILALKLPFCGPNLIDHYCCDLQPLLKLACMDTYKINLLLVSNSGAICSSSFMILIISYIFILHSLRNHSAEGRKKALSTCTSHIIVVILFFVPCIFIYTRPPTTFPMDKMVAVFYTIGTPFLNPLIYSLRNAEVKNAMRKLWHVKIISENKG is encoded by the coding sequence ATGAAGCAAAATAACAGTGTGACTGAATTCATACTGTTAGGATTAACACAGGATCCCTTGAGGCAGAAAATcgtgtttataatattcttaattttctatGTGGGAACTGTGGTGGGGAATATGCTCATTATTGTGACCATCAAGTCCAGCCAAACCCTGGGAAGCCCCATGTACTTCTTCCTATTTTATTTGTCCATTGCTGATTCTTGCTTTTCAACTTCCACAGCCCCTAGATTAATTGTGGATACTCTCTCTGCAAAGAAAATTATATCCTACAATGAGTGCATGACACAAGTCTTTGCACTACATTTATTTGGCTGCATGGAGATCTTTGTTCTCATCCTCATGGCTGTTGATCGCTATGCAGCCATCTGTAAGCCTTTGCGTTACCCAACCATCATGAGCCAGCAGATCTGCATCATCCTGATTATTCTTGCCTGGATAGGATCTTTTATACATTCTACAGCTCAAATTATCCTGGCCTTAAAATTGCCCTTCTGTGGACCCAATTTGATTGATCATTATTGCTGTGATTTGCAGCCCTTGTTGAAACTTGCCTGCATGGACACTTACAAGATCAACCTGCTGTTGGTGTCTAATAGTGGGGCAATTTGCTCAAGTAGCTTCATGATTTTGATAATTTCATACATTTTCATCTTGCATTCTCTGAGAAACCACAGTGCAGAAGGGAGGAAAAAGGCTCTCTCTACCTGCACATCTCACATAATTGTAGTCATCTTATTCTTTGTCCCATGTATATTCATTTATACACGTCCCCCAACCACTTTCCCCATGGACAAGATGGTGGCAGTGTTTTATACTATTGGAACACCCTTTCTCAATCCACTCATCTACTCGCTGAGGAATGCAGAAGTAAAAAATGCCATGAGAAAGTTGTGGCATgtcaaaattatttcagaaaacaaaggaTAA